The following coding sequences are from one Canis lupus baileyi chromosome 23, mCanLup2.hap1, whole genome shotgun sequence window:
- the LOC140615438 gene encoding olfactory receptor 56B34-like — protein sequence MDITLGITNSSRLQVPEFILLGLPGIHEWQHWLSLPLALLYILALCANILILITIQHEPSLHQPMYWFLGVLAIVDIGLATTIIPKILAILWFDAKAISLPECFAQIYAIHSFMGMESGIFLCMAIDRYVAISYPLRYPSILTEAFMIKVTLSMVLRNGLLTLPVPVLAAQRHYCSRNEIDHCLCSNLGVTSLACDDITINRFYQLALAWVMFGGDMGLVFASYALIIRSVLRLNSAKATSKALSTCSSHLILILFFYTAVIVVSVTQLAGRKFPLIPALFNVLHSIMPPAFNPMVYALRTQELRVGFQRVLGLDDNVSRK from the coding sequence ATGGATATCACCCTGGGTATAACCAATAGCTCCAGGCTTCAAGTACCTGAATTCATCCTCCTGGGGCTCCCAGGCATTCATGAGTGGCAGCACTggctctctctgcccctggctCTGCTCTACATCTTAGCTCTTTGTGCCAACATCCTCATCTTAATCACCATCCAACATGAGCCTTCCCTGCACCAGCCCATGTATTGGTTCCTTGGTGTCttggctatagtggacattgGCCTGGCTACCACTATCATACCCAAGATCCTGGCCATTCTCTGGTTTGATGCCAAGGCCATCAGCCTCCCTGAGTGCTTTGCTCAGATCTATGCCATCCACTCTTTTATGGGCATGGAGTCAGGCATCTTCCTCTGCATGGCTATCGATAGATATGTAGCCATTTCCTACCCCCTTCGGTACCCCTCCATACTCACTGAGGCTTTTATGATCAAAGTCACACTGTCCATGGTGCTCAGGAATGGCCTGTTGACCCTCCCAGTGCCTGTATTGGCTGCCCAGAGACACTATTGCTCCAGGAACGAAATTGACCACTGTCTATGCTCTAATTTGGGGGTCACTAGTCTGGCCTGTGATGACATCACTATTAACAGATTTTACCAGTTGGCCTTGGCATGGGTTATGTTTGGGGGTGACATGGGTCTGGTCTTTGCTTCCTATGCTTTGATTATTCGCTCAGTGCTGAGGCTGAACTCTGCTAAAGCAACATCAAAGGCCCTGAGTACCTGCAGCTCCCATCTCatcctcattctctttttctacACGGCTGTTATTGTGGTGTCTGTCACCCAGCTAGCAGGAAGAAAGTTCCCCCTTATCCCTGCTCTCTTCAATGTGCTGCACAGTATCATGCCCCCAGCCTTTAACCCCATGGTTTATGCCCTCCGGACCCAGGAGCTGAGAGTGGGCTTCCAGAGGGTGCTTGGTTTGGATGACAATGTGTCCAGGAAGTGA